Proteins encoded by one window of Cannabis sativa cultivar Pink pepper isolate KNU-18-1 chromosome 4, ASM2916894v1, whole genome shotgun sequence:
- the LOC115708778 gene encoding uncharacterized protein LOC115708778, which yields MAEPKSTFESAREWVVDHKLRTVGSLWLSGIAGSIAYNWSRPKKTSVKIIHAR from the exons ATGGCCGAACCTAAGAGCACATTTGAATCCGCCAGAGAGTGGGTCGTAGATCATAAGCTTCGAACTGTgg GGTCTCTTTGGCTAAGCGGAATAGCAGGTTCAATCGCATACAATTGGTCCCGACCAAAGAAAACAAGTGTGAAGATTATTCATGCTAGGTGA
- the LOC115714416 gene encoding sugar transporter ERD6-like 4 isoform X2, with translation MSFRDDGSEDGRDLRKPFIHTGSWYRMGSRQSSSIIGSSAQVLRDGSVSVLLCVLIVALGPIQFGFTCGYSSPTQSAIIKDLNLTISEFSLFGSLSNVGAMVGAIASGQIAEYTGRKGSLMIAAIPNIIGWLAISFAKDSAFLFMGRLLEGFGVGIISYTVPVYIAEIAPQNMRGTLGAINQLSVTIGIMLAYLLGLFVDWRALAVLGILPCSILTFGLFFIPESPRWLAKMGMTEDFESSLQVLRGFDTDITAEVNDIKRTVGSSPSRRTTIRFADLKRRRYWFPLMVGIGLLVLQQLSGINGILFYSSNIFQNAGISSSNVATFGLGVIQVLATGVTTWLLDKAGRRLLLIISSVGMTTSLLIVAVAFYIEGIVSEDTQLYKVMGVLSLVGLVAVVIFFSLGLGPIPWVIMSEILPVNIKGLAGSIATMANWLTSWVITMTANLLLNWSSGGTFTIYTLVSAFTVVFASLWVPETKGRTLEEIQQSFR, from the exons ATGAGTTTCAGAGATGATGGTAGTGAAGATGGAAGGGACCTCAGGAAGCCTTTCATCCACACCGGGAGCTGGTACAGAATGGGCTCAAGGCAGTCATCCAGCATTATTGGCTCCTCAGCTCAGGTTCTCCGTGATGGTTCCGTCTCCGTTTTACTCTGTGTTCTCATCGTAGCTTTGGGTCCAATCCAATTCGGATTCACG TGTGGGTATTCTTCTCCAACTCAATCTGCAATAATCAAAGATCTTAATCTTACTATTTCAGAG TTTTCTTTGTTCGGTTCTTTATCGAATGTTGGTGCCATGGTTGGGGCTATAGCTAGTGGTCAGATTGCAGAGTACACTGGGCGTAAAGGG TCGCTTATGATTGCTGCAATTCCTAACATCATTGGATGGCTTGCGATATCATTTGCCaaa GATTCAGCATTTTTGTTCATGGGAAGATTGTTGGAAGGTTTTGGTGTTGGTATAATCTCTTATACG GTACCTGTATATATAGCCGAGATTGCACCACAAAACATGAGAGGAACCTTGGGGGCTATTAACCAG CTCTCAGTGACCATTGGCATTATGCTGGCTTATTTGTTGGGACTGTTTGTGGACTGGAGAGCGCTTGCCGTGTTAG GAATTTTGCCGTGTTCAATACTGACATTTGGATTATTTTTTATCCCAGAATCTCCACGGTGGCTT GCTAAAATGGGGATGACAGAAGATTTCGAATCCTCCTTGCAAGTTTTGCGGGGTTTTGACACAGACATCACTGCAGAAGTGAATGATATCAAG AGAACAGTAGGGTCATCACCAAGCAGGCGAACCACAATCCGATTTGCAGATCTTAAGAGAAGAAGATATTGGTTTCCCTTGATG GTAGGGATTGGATTACTTGTGCTTCAACAACTCAGTGGTATCAATGGCATCTTATTCTATTCTAGCAACATCTTTCAAAATGCTG GAATTTCTTCAAGTAATGTTGCCACATTTGGACTTGGGGTCATTCAA GTTTTGGCCACTGGAGTGACAACTTGGTTGTTGGATAAAGCTGGTCGAAGGCTGCTCCTCATT ATATCATCAGTTGGAATGACCACTAGTCTCCTCATTGTTGCAGTTGCCTTTTACATAGAG GGTATTGTATCAGAAGATACTCAACTCTATAAAGTGATGGGAGTACTTTCTCTTGTTGGGCTTGTG GCTGTGGTCATATTCTTCTCTTTAGGATTGGGACCTATTCCTTGGGTTATTATGTCTGAG ATTCTTCCAGTGAATATTAAGGGTCTTGCTGGCAGTATAGCAACAATGGCAAATTGGCTCACATCTTGGGTTATCACAATGACAGCAAACCTACTCTTGAATTGGAGTAGCGGAG GGACCTTCACAATCTACACCTTAGTGTCTgcttttactgttgtttttgcGTCGCTTTGGGTCCCAGAAACCAAGGGAAGAACACTAGAAGAAATCCAGCAGTCTTTCAGATAA
- the LOC115714416 gene encoding sugar transporter ERD6-like 4 isoform X1 yields the protein MSFRDDGSEDGRDLRKPFIHTGSWYRMGSRQSSSIIGSSAQVLRDGSVSVLLCVLIVALGPIQFGFTCGYSSPTQSAIIKDLNLTISEFSLFGSLSNVGAMVGAIASGQIAEYTGRKGSLMIAAIPNIIGWLAISFAKDSAFLFMGRLLEGFGVGIISYTVPVYIAEIAPQNMRGTLGAINQLSVTIGIMLAYLLGLFVDWRALAVLGILPCSILTFGLFFIPESPRWLAKMGMTEDFESSLQVLRGFDTDITAEVNDIKRTVGSSPSRRTTIRFADLKRRRYWFPLMVGIGLLVLQQLSGINGILFYSSNIFQNAGISSSNVATFGLGVIQVLATGVTTWLLDKAGRRLLLIISSVGMTTSLLIVAVAFYIEGIVSEDTQLYKVMGVLSLVGLVAVVIFFSLGLGPIPWVIMSEILPVNIKGLAGSIATMANWLTSWVITMTANLLLNWSSGGPLFLFIFIFFVFPFCTFYIFIYSRKILPLFWYLREFFSLFFL from the exons ATGAGTTTCAGAGATGATGGTAGTGAAGATGGAAGGGACCTCAGGAAGCCTTTCATCCACACCGGGAGCTGGTACAGAATGGGCTCAAGGCAGTCATCCAGCATTATTGGCTCCTCAGCTCAGGTTCTCCGTGATGGTTCCGTCTCCGTTTTACTCTGTGTTCTCATCGTAGCTTTGGGTCCAATCCAATTCGGATTCACG TGTGGGTATTCTTCTCCAACTCAATCTGCAATAATCAAAGATCTTAATCTTACTATTTCAGAG TTTTCTTTGTTCGGTTCTTTATCGAATGTTGGTGCCATGGTTGGGGCTATAGCTAGTGGTCAGATTGCAGAGTACACTGGGCGTAAAGGG TCGCTTATGATTGCTGCAATTCCTAACATCATTGGATGGCTTGCGATATCATTTGCCaaa GATTCAGCATTTTTGTTCATGGGAAGATTGTTGGAAGGTTTTGGTGTTGGTATAATCTCTTATACG GTACCTGTATATATAGCCGAGATTGCACCACAAAACATGAGAGGAACCTTGGGGGCTATTAACCAG CTCTCAGTGACCATTGGCATTATGCTGGCTTATTTGTTGGGACTGTTTGTGGACTGGAGAGCGCTTGCCGTGTTAG GAATTTTGCCGTGTTCAATACTGACATTTGGATTATTTTTTATCCCAGAATCTCCACGGTGGCTT GCTAAAATGGGGATGACAGAAGATTTCGAATCCTCCTTGCAAGTTTTGCGGGGTTTTGACACAGACATCACTGCAGAAGTGAATGATATCAAG AGAACAGTAGGGTCATCACCAAGCAGGCGAACCACAATCCGATTTGCAGATCTTAAGAGAAGAAGATATTGGTTTCCCTTGATG GTAGGGATTGGATTACTTGTGCTTCAACAACTCAGTGGTATCAATGGCATCTTATTCTATTCTAGCAACATCTTTCAAAATGCTG GAATTTCTTCAAGTAATGTTGCCACATTTGGACTTGGGGTCATTCAA GTTTTGGCCACTGGAGTGACAACTTGGTTGTTGGATAAAGCTGGTCGAAGGCTGCTCCTCATT ATATCATCAGTTGGAATGACCACTAGTCTCCTCATTGTTGCAGTTGCCTTTTACATAGAG GGTATTGTATCAGAAGATACTCAACTCTATAAAGTGATGGGAGTACTTTCTCTTGTTGGGCTTGTG GCTGTGGTCATATTCTTCTCTTTAGGATTGGGACCTATTCCTTGGGTTATTATGTCTGAG ATTCTTCCAGTGAATATTAAGGGTCTTGCTGGCAGTATAGCAACAATGGCAAATTGGCTCACATCTTGGGTTATCACAATGACAGCAAACCTACTCTTGAATTGGAGTAGCGGAGGTCCTCTCTTCctctttatttttatcttttttgtttttcctttttgtacattttatatatttatatatagtagGAAAATTCTACCACTATTTTGGTATTtgagagaattttttagtctattttttttatag
- the LOC115714399 gene encoding protein REPRESSOR OF SILENCING 3, which translates to MEEEKEEKVRIYVGGLGESVTAEELSRLFQLTGGVVDSVDFIRTKGRSLAYVDFLPSSPKSLSNLFAKYNGCAWKGGKLRLEKAKEHYLIRLNREWSQEKQKQEEEEEAKAKAQAQAQAPPPPPSHIHRKQLDPDNTNLIRIYFPRLYKVKSLPFSGSGKHKYSFQRVDVPSLPKYFCDCEEHSSSLPENEKDKQVAQVESQSGGINEQELEIMNKVMNNLFQSQNQNHDQDEDEDNLIINVVTKDQPVPSFGRPQLLQEPRPKRGPFVDVSAIKKANDKEPPFKKKKSVVNDKTSGKEFESPALENKEGVLGGSNKSVKRKSSASGSKKSSWKELLDDSKKSPFSISGNLFSMPVAEEVKPRSDTSCDSDNENDSMETDGELENTSCLMKTDELIGVEEEEVEASDKKDNLERNGELESRRAEELVVQEAQPADKMDNLERDGEMKDTSCEMKAKELVGLEAQPADEKVVSNQAGRGAFWRHKSSWTQLIGESTSFSISQVIPGVTSNQQITAKPNNPFVANFSNVKNNNVVNPAREDSPDVSEMGKKRDVSRSTEEEEQQTELGNNESSILMSEQKSVAAAKQTSPMKVEISNTCSFMRSATSLKEWAKTKAALSGSLKKQGPPK; encoded by the exons atggaagaagagaaagaggagAAAGTGAGGATCTACGTTGGGGGTTTGGGGGAGTCAGTGACAGCGGAGGAACTCAGTCGGCTCTTTCAGTTGACTGGCGGAGTGGTTGACTCTGTCGACTTCATCCGCACCAAAGGTCGCTCCTTAGCCTATGTCGACTTTCTCCCTTCCTCTCCCAAGTCACTTTCCAATCTCTTTGCCAAGTACAATGGCTGCGCTTGGAAAGGAGGCAAACTCAGACTCGAAAAGGCCAAAGAACATTATCTCATTCGCTTAAATCGAGAGTGGTCACAAGAAAAGCAAaagcaagaagaagaagaagaagctaaaGCTAAAGCCCAAGCCCAAGCTCAAGCTCCTCCGCCTCCTCCTTCCCATATCCACCGGAAACAACTTGACCCTGATAACACCAACCTCATTCGCATCTATTTCCCCAGATTATACAAG GTGAAATCTCTGCCTTTCAGTGGAAGCGGTAAGCACAAGTACAGTTTCCAGCGAGTTGATGTTCCTTCTCTTCCAAAGTACTTCTGTGATTGCGAAGAACATTCTTCTTCTTTACCTGAAAATGAGAAAGACAAACAAGTTGCTCAAGTAGAGTCACAGAGTGGTGGGATCAATGAACAAGAGCTTGAAATAATGAATAAAGTGATGAATAACCTCTTTCAAAGCCAAAACCAAAACCATGatcaagatgaagatgaagataatCTCATCATCAATGTTGTTACCAAAGACCAACCAGTCCCTTCATTTGGGAGACCACAACTTCTTCAA GAACCAAGACCGAAAAGGGGACCTTTTGTGGATGTGTCTGCAATCAAGAAAGCGAATGATAAGGAGCCAccattcaaaaagaaaaagtcaGTTGTGAATGACAAAACCAGTGGAAAAGAATTTGAATCTCCTGCATTGGAAAATAAAGAAGGCGTGCTTGGTGGTTCAAATAAATCAGTTAAACGCAAGTCAAGTGCTTCCGGGTCAAAGAAATCTTCATGGAAGGAACTTCTTGATGATAGCAAGAAAAGTCCATTCAGCATCTCGGGAAATTTGTTCAGTATGCCTGTTGCTGAGGAAGTTAAGCCAAGATCAGATACTTCTTGTGACTCTGATAACGAAAACGACAGCATGGAAACAGATGGAGAATTGGAAAACACTTCATGCTTAATGAAAACAGACGAACTAATAggagtagaagaagaagaagttgagGCTTCTGACAAAAAAGACAATTTGGAAAGAAATGGAGAATTGGAAAGCAGAAGAGCAGAGGAGCTAGTAGTACAAGAAGCTCAACCTGCTGACAAAATGGATAACTTGGAAAGAGATGGAGAAATGAAAGACACATCCTGCGAGATGAAAGCAAAAGAGCTAGTAGGACTAGAAGCTCAACCTGCTGACGAAAAGGTTGTTTCAAATCAGGCAGGGAGAGGTGCTTTTTGGCGGCATAAATCCTCTTGGACACAATTGATTGGAGAGAGTACTTCATTTAGCATTTCCCAAGTAATTCCTGGTGTCACATCCAATCAACAGATCACGGCGAAGCCCAACAATCCGTTCGTTGCCAATTTTTCCAATGTCAAGAATAACAACGTAGTAAACCCTGCTAGAGAAGATAGTCCTGATGTTTCTGAAATGGGGAAGAAGAGGGATGTATCAAGGAGCACTGAGGAGGAGGAACAACAAACTGAGTTAGGTAATAACGAATCATCCATACTGATGTCAGAACAAAAAAGTGTTGCAGCAGCAAAACAAACATCTCCAATGAAAGTTGAGATAAGTAACACTTGCTCCTTTATGAGAAGTGCTACATCATTGAAAGAATGGGCAAAAACAAAGGCTGCTCTTAGTGGCTCACTGAAAAAACAAGGCCCCCCAAAGTAG
- the LOC115714447 gene encoding DNA-3-methyladenine glycosylase 1, with translation MVKRAKVQSQTETQPEMATAIISKNPPNFSKIPFRARKARKLSSKSPTVQVSVSVNENPPLKLSSVLPQTLKPLTSKPEIEIALNYLRSSDPLLATLIDTHPPPEFKSDSLPFQSLSRSIIYQQLAYKAANSIYTRFVTLCGGESLVIPDSVSSLSAIQLREAGVSGRKASYLHDLAEKFRNGCLSDSSILEMDDESLLRMLTMVKGIGVWTVHMFMIFSLQRPDVLPVGDLGVRKGVQRLYGLKEVPRPLEMEKLCEKWKPYRTVGAWYMWRLMDPPKSNTHHISSIT, from the coding sequence ATGGTTAAACGTGCCAAAGTTCAGTCACAAACGGAAACACAACCAGAAATGGCCACCGCCATTATTTCTAAAAACCCCCCAAACTTTTCCAAAATTCCATTCCGAGCCAGAAAAGCCCGAAAACTCTCATCCAAATCCCCAACCGTCCAAGTCTCCGTCTCCGTCAATGAAAACCCACCGTTGAAACTCTCCTCTGTTTTGCCCCAAACCCTCAAACCCTTAACTTCCAAACCCGAAATCGAAATCGCCCTCAACTATTTACGGAGCTCCGACCCGCTTCTCGCAACCCTAATCGATACCCACCCGCCACCGGAATTCAAATCCGATAGCTTACCGTTCCAATCTCTGTCGAGAAGCATAATTTACCAGCAACTCGCGTACAAAGCAGCGAACTCGATCTACACCCGATTCGTCACGCTCTGCGGCGGCGAGTCGCTAGTGATCCCCGACTCAGTGAGTTCACTATCGGCTATTCAACTCCGGGAAGCCGGTGTCTCAGGGAGAAAAGCGAGTTACCTTCATGATCTGGCGGAGAAGTTCAGAAACGGGTGTTTGTCAGATTCGTCGATTCTGGAGATGGACGATGAATCTCTGCTTAGGATGCTAACAATGGTGAAAGGAATTGGGGTTTGGACAGTTCATATGTTTATGATATTTTCTCTGCAGAGACCGGATGTTCTTCCGGTGGGTGATCTTGGTGTGAGGAAAGGGGTTCAGAGGTTGTATGGGTTGAAAGAAGTGCCTCGGCCATTGGAGATGGAGAAATTGTGTGAGAAATGGAAGCCTTATAGAACTGTTGGGGCTTGGTATATGTGGAGGCTTATGGATCCACCCAAATCCAACACTCACCATATCTCATCAATAACTTGA